DNA sequence from the Desulfofalx alkaliphila DSM 12257 genome:
AATAAGATACATGCTTGGGTTAGAAGAAGGAAACAAAATAGTATATACACCATGTAAAGAGGGTTTTATCATATCTAGGGCAACAGATAAAAATAACATTTGTCCTTATTGTAAAGGTACCGGTCGATGTAAAAAAAATAAGGAGAGTGATAGTTCATGATGAAAAGAATGTTGGTATTTTTTATGATGGCGATGATGATGTTTGCAGCCCCGGCTTTTGGCTCTCAGCTTATTGTACCGGGTGATGGTGGGGGTGGTGTTGATAATTCTCCAATAACTGGTCATATTGGTGAAGACACTACACCAACTCAACCACAACAACCAGTCACACCGCCACCACCGGCACCACCTGCTGGTATTACAATCATTGTTGATGGGATAAAGGTAAATCCCGATGTAGCACCGTATGTAGACAACAACTACCGCACCCAAGCACCCTTTAGGGCAATTGGTGAAACCCTTGGTTGCACAGTAACTTGGCTAGAATCAGAACGTAAGGTAATGGTAGAA
Encoded proteins:
- a CDS encoding AbrB/MazE/SpoVT family DNA-binding domain-containing protein, with product MLRQVTSTITSKGQTTIPKEIRYMLGLEEGNKIVYTPCKEGFIISRATDKNNICPYCKGTGRCKKNKESDSS
- a CDS encoding copper amine oxidase N-terminal domain-containing protein, with protein sequence MMKRMLVFFMMAMMMFAAPAFGSQLIVPGDGGGGVDNSPITGHIGEDTTPTQPQQPVTPPPPAPPAGITIIVDGIKVNPDVAPYVDNNYRTQAPFRAIGETLGCTVTWLESERKVMVEKEGFKVEMVIGQRSFTVNGATKTMDTSPVIKNGRTFIPVRYLGEALDCNVEWIDDTKTVNITSK